GTAGTACCTTCAGCAACAGCCGCCAGAACTGCTACTGTGGGTACCAGATCTGGATTCTCACTCATATCTATACTTATACCCTTCAATTCCCCTCCCCTTACCTCTACAACACCGCTACTTCTGTTCCAGTGCATATCCACACCCATATCGCTCATTATATCCACTATTCGGGAATCACCCTGTGCAGAGGGTAAAAGATTCTTGACTCTCAATTTGGAATCCGTAAGTACCGCGGCAGCCATGAGATAGGAAGCAGAGGAGAAATCACCGGGTACCGTAAATGTTCGCAAATCGTAGCTTTTACCTCCAGGTACATAGAACGTGAGATGTGAAGCTTCTACATCTACTTCTTCTACTTCTACTCTTATTCCCGCTTTTGCCAGTATCTCAAGTGTTATCCTTGTATAGGGCACGGATATAAGGTTTTTTGCTCTGATATGAGATTCTCGCTCCGCAACCGGGCAAGCAATGAGCAGTGCGGACACAAATTGTGAGCTAATAGAACCATCTATATCAGTATCACCCCCTTTCAGCTTACCTTTTATTACTATTGGCGCTGTACCATCCCCCTTTGTCGAGAATGCCTCTGCACCGAGTTCGTTCAGTGATGCCAGTAGTGGACCGTTTGGTCTCTTCCTCAACGATGCATCTCCGGTTATTACCGAAGCGCCCTCTTCGCAAAGAGCGGAGATCGCAGTGAAGAATCGAAGTGTGGTGCCCGAGTTCTGAGCGTTTATCACATCATCTGGTGTAGCAGGTCTACCTTCCACGCCTTCTATGGCTATCTTCTTACCCCCTCCTTCAAGTTCTATAACAGCACCCAGACATTTTGCAGCATTTATTGTCGCTTCAGTATCTTCAGAGAAAAGAGGGGCTATGAGCTCACTCCGCGTCCGTGTACCAAGTGATGCTATTGCGATCGCTCGATGCGTATAGCTCTTAGAAGGAGGGGCATCTATTTCGCCGCCTATCCGCGACCTTCGCACTGTCGCTTTCATACACTTCTTCTTTACAAAGAGAAAACCTGTAAAGGAAAAAACCTTGTTTCCTTGATCAAACTTTCTTTCTAAGAAAGTTTGTACGGAGTCGCTGGGATTTGAACCCAGGTCGTCAGGTCCGGAACCTGACAGGATATCCTCTACCCTACGACCCCCTCTTTTTATCAACTACTAAATGATTACTTATACATAGGAAAGAAGATAATAAACAATGGACTTGTGGATTTAAGATAAGGTTAAGGTGCGAAGAAGAGGGGTGATTCGCATAGCAGATATGTTAGATGCAGGGACTTTTAACGTTAAGGATGTTTTGGTGGAGATGAAGGACATCTCGGGCTCGATGGTTGATCTCGCATATTCCGCAGTTTTATACAGCAATCCGGAGATAGCAAAGGAGGTGTACAAGTTAGAGGAAAAAATGCACTCACTCCTGTATAAGATGCGAATTGCTATAATGCTCGGTGCGCGGAACATAGATGATGCGGTAGAATTTGCAGGGATACTACAGATAGCATCAGCGGCAGAGAAGATAGCCAGTGCGGCTGGCGACATAGCGAAGATAGCAGAATCGGTTGATATAACCCAGTATCTGGACAGGAGCGATTTCGAGGAGGCAGTGATAAATGTGAGGATAAAGCCCGCATCTGAATTGACAAATAAGACTCTTGAGAGGTTAAAGCTCGAGACTGAGACTGGTATGAGCGTATTAGCGATAAAGAGGGGTTCAAAATGGATATATCAGCCGCCCGGTAGCGAACGATTGAAGGAAGGAGACCTGATTATCATCTCAGGACCCACAGAGGGGATACCTGCATTCTGCAGACTGGCAACAGGAGAAGAGTACAAGGAGAAGAGAGAGGGTGAAGAAGGAGCGGAAGGGAAGGAAGAGAAGAAAGGAGAGCCAAAGCCCAGGAAGAGGATAACAGAAGAGATCGCGGATTTCATGGCAGATATGAAGAACCTCTCTGAGCTCACGGTTGGTCTGGCATATTCCGCGGTCATGTTCGAGAGTAAAGAGATTGCGGCAGAGGTGAAGGATTTAGAAGACTCAATGGACAGGATGAAGGATGAACTGGAGATACTGGTGATGAAAGCAGCGAGAGGAGTGACGAGTAAGACCAACTTTGAGGAGCTCAGGGGGATACTCCACGTGGCTATCTCCTCGGAGACGATATCTGATGCGGCATATGAGATTGCGGATGTGGTGCTTAGAGATATAAAGCTGCATCCAGTATTTTCAGCTTCTGTAAGGGAATCAGATGAGGTAATATTGAAGATGGAAGTGAGGAACAGGGCGATATTTGGCAATACGCTGCGAGATTTGAAGATAGAGACGCGAACCGGGATGTTTATACTGGCAATTCGCAGAGCAGATGGTAAATGGGTCTATAATCCAGGTGGCGATGCAGTACTGAAGGAGGGGGATTTGTTAATTATGCGAGGTCCAAGAGAGGGTGAGGATAAGGTGAGAGAGATATTTTTGGGCTCGGAACAGGAGCAGGAGCAATGGCTATAATAGACAGGACAGCATACAGGGCGAATGATATAAGGGGGATTGCCGATGAGAACAGTCCAGATTTCCAGCTCAGTGATGAGTTCTGCACTATTACTGGTCTGGCATACGTGGAGCTACTGCGAAGGCGGCGTAAAAAAGAGCCTGAAGAGCTGAGAGTTGTCATCGGTAAGGATGTCAGAACCAGCTCGAAGCGAATAAAAGAGGCATTTGCTGAAGCGATGGTGAGCAGGGGCGTTCACGTTATAGATATAGCACCCAAGGCTAAGGTAAGCTCCACACCACTGATGTATTTCGCTACCTGGCTGTTTAATGCCGACGGTGGTGTAGAGGTTACGGGCAGCCATCTTGATAAGGAATGGAACGGGTTCAAACTCTGCATCGGCTCAGAAAGCACTACCTCTGACCAGATAGACGAGATGTATAACATAGCTAAAGAGCTTGAAGCCGGAGTCAGTGGTGCAGGAGCAGGAGGTGGAGGTAAAGGTGAAGGTGAAATAGAGGATGTGGATGTCTTGAATGATTACCATCGTATGATACGTGCAAATATAATTTTGCGTGATAGATGGGAGGCACTGGCATTAAAGGCTATCGCAGGCAAGCTCAGATTGAAGGATGCAATATCAATAGCAGAGTCTGAGATAGAGAAGATGGAGGGGCAGGAGCACCGGACAAAGCCATTAGCTGGCTTAAAGGTCGTATACGATGCAGGGAATGGCACCACGGGCGTGATTGCTCCACCTATATTCCGCGACTTAGGTGCCGAGGTGATAGAACTTTATTGTGAGCCCGATGGTAATTTTCCGCATCATCTGCCAGATCCGACGATACCGCGCTATCTCGATGATTTACATACCGCGGTGGCGAGTAATAAGGCACACATCGGGCTTGCATCCGATTCCGATGGTGACCGTGCGGGTGCAGTATCGCCAGGCGGGCGGATGATAATAGGGGAACAGATTCTGGCTCTGTTATGCAAGCATATCCTGAAGGAGCATCCGAATGCAACGATCGTGTATGATACGAAATGCTCGGATGCTATAAAGGAGATAATCCTCGAGAATGGTGGTGTGCCGGTGGAGTGTAAGACTGGTTTCTCATTCATAAAATCGAAGATGGAAGCAGTATCTGCCGTTGCAGGTGGCGAGATGTCGGGGCATGTGTACTTCGAGAAGAATAATCGCGCTGACGATGCCGTATTTGCATTCTCCGAACTCTTACTCCTCACTGCTGTGGAGTTCCGGCTCTATCAAGATGTGAATATCATAGATAAGATGTTAGAGGACTTCCTGAGTAGATACGTGAATACACCAGAGATAAGACTGCCAGTAGTGAATGATGAAGAGAAGGAGCGGGTTTCTAATATCGTAGAGCAGCGGTATCGTGAGCTTGCAGCGGAGCAACCTGAGCGATACAGGAGGCGAACAGATGCTAAAGGTAATGACATAGACGGTGTGAAGATAGAGTTTCTGGAGTACGATGGCTGGGCACTCATCCGCCGCTCGAACACTTCTCCGGTTATTATACTCAGAATGGAAGCGAGGAGCGAGGAGGGCTTGAGGAAGATAGAGGAAGCGGTGATAAGCGAATTCCGCAAATTTGATACCGTGGACCTTGAGGCTGATGAGTATGTGCGGGGAATAGTGCGCAGATTGGATGCGGCATAATTGCATAATTATTATTAAATGAGACATCGCTCATCTATCTATCATGGCTGAAGAAGATGCGAAGGTCTTGATTGTGCTCACACCTTCGGAATCGAAGCGATTGATTGCAAAAGGGGTAAGGAAGCTGGAGGAGGTAGAGCGAGCACTGGAGCATGGAACCATTATAATAGGACTGGGGACCACAAACGCGTATGTAGCCGAAGAGCTCCTGAATGCACTGCAAGATAAAGATGAGGATGTGGCGAAGATAGAGAAGGAGAGGTTTGCTGCAGGTGTAATTACTGCCAGGGGCACCTGTATAGTACCTAAGGAGGAACGAGGTAAGGAACTTATCATAAGAGGAGGGAGGATAAGTGATGTACCGCTTGAAGAAGCCCTGGAGGAGTTAAGAGCAGATGATGTCTTCATAAAGGGTGCAAATGCAGTGGATGTAAATGGTACCGCGGGCATTCTCATGGCAAACCCTGTAGGTGGCACGGTAGGCTCTGCAATCGGAACGGTGATGGCGAGAGGTGTGAATTTCATCATCCCTGTGGGTATTGAGAAGACCATACCATATCCCATTACAGAGGCGGCGAAGCGGGTTGGAATAGGCAGGTTTTATAAGTCAGTAGGCAAGCCTGTGGGCTTGATGCCTGTATACGGTAAGGTGATAACAGAGATTGAGGCTTTGAAGATACTGGGTGCGAATAACGCATTTCCAATGAGTGCAGGGGGAGTGGATGGAGGAGAGGGCTCTGTTGTCATCTGTGCCGAGGGCAGTACAGAACAGATGGACAGATTGATGGAGATTATAACCCGGATAAAAGGGGAGCCGGCATTGAAACTGGTGGAATATGAATGAAGTAAGAGATGAACATGAAACTCAGTAATCGAAGATATACAGACGAACTTAGCGCTGCGAATAGCGGTGAGCAAGTATGCATAGCGGGATGGGTGCATGAGAAGAGAGACCTTGGTGGTGTATTCTTCCTTATAATCCGTGACCTCAGTGGTCTGGCGCAGGTCACATTGCACAGAGGTAATGTGGATGCTGAGCTGTTTAGAAGAGTGAAGAGAGTGCCACGAGAATCAGTGGTGGCGATAGAGGGTCGAGTGAAGAGGGAGGAGAAGGCACCTGCGGGTTATGAGATAATACCGGAGCGAATGGAAGTACTGAGCGAGGCGTCACCGATTTTACCGCTGGACACCACGGATAAAGTGGTTGCCGAACTGGACACGCGGCTGGATGCAAGGTTCATGGACCTCAGAAGAGAGCGAGTAAAGCATATCTTCATCGTCCGCAGTCGGGTACTCAAAGCGATGCGGGACTTCTTTGATGAACGAGGGTTTATAGAGATAAACACGCCGAAGATTGTGAGTGCGGCAACAGAGGGTGGCACTGCGCTCTTCCCTATTTCCTATTTTGAACGTGAGGCATTCTTGAACCAGAGCCCGCAGCTATATAAGCAGATGCTCATGGCTTCTGGTTTCGACCGCGTGTATGAGATTGCGCCGATATTCAGAGCCGAGGAGCATGATACAACCCGGCATTTGAACGAAGCCACATCTGCGGATATAG
This DNA window, taken from Methanophagales archaeon, encodes the following:
- the aroA gene encoding 3-phosphoshikimate 1-carboxyvinyltransferase, whose product is MKATVRRSRIGGEIDAPPSKSYTHRAIAIASLGTRTRSELIAPLFSEDTEATINAAKCLGAVIELEGGGKKIAIEGVEGRPATPDDVINAQNSGTTLRFFTAISALCEEGASVITGDASLRKRPNGPLLASLNELGAEAFSTKGDGTAPIVIKGKLKGGDTDIDGSISSQFVSALLIACPVAERESHIRAKNLISVPYTRITLEILAKAGIRVEVEEVDVEASHLTFYVPGGKSYDLRTFTVPGDFSSASYLMAAAVLTDSKLRVKNLLPSAQGDSRIVDIMSDMGVDMHWNRSSGVVEVRGGELKGISIDMSENPDLVPTVAVLAAVAEGTTAITGVAHLRYKETNRLSILAGELRKLGVKIKEQADGLLIEGIDRGNLKAAEVHSHGDHRLAMALTLAGLCTHGETVIRDVECASVSYPSFFDDIRRLGADIDIMVMS
- a CDS encoding phosphomannomutase/phosphoglucomutase, encoding MAIIDRTAYRANDIRGIADENSPDFQLSDEFCTITGLAYVELLRRRRKKEPEELRVVIGKDVRTSSKRIKEAFAEAMVSRGVHVIDIAPKAKVSSTPLMYFATWLFNADGGVEVTGSHLDKEWNGFKLCIGSESTTSDQIDEMYNIAKELEAGVSGAGAGGGGKGEGEIEDVDVLNDYHRMIRANIILRDRWEALALKAIAGKLRLKDAISIAESEIEKMEGQEHRTKPLAGLKVVYDAGNGTTGVIAPPIFRDLGAEVIELYCEPDGNFPHHLPDPTIPRYLDDLHTAVASNKAHIGLASDSDGDRAGAVSPGGRMIIGEQILALLCKHILKEHPNATIVYDTKCSDAIKEIILENGGVPVECKTGFSFIKSKMEAVSAVAGGEMSGHVYFEKNNRADDAVFAFSELLLLTAVEFRLYQDVNIIDKMLEDFLSRYVNTPEIRLPVVNDEEKERVSNIVEQRYRELAAEQPERYRRRTDAKGNDIDGVKIEFLEYDGWALIRRSNTSPVIILRMEARSEEGLRKIEEAVISEFRKFDTVDLEADEYVRGIVRRLDAA
- the aspS gene encoding aspartate--tRNA(Asn) ligase, whose translation is MNMKLSNRRYTDELSAANSGEQVCIAGWVHEKRDLGGVFFLIIRDLSGLAQVTLHRGNVDAELFRRVKRVPRESVVAIEGRVKREEKAPAGYEIIPERMEVLSEASPILPLDTTDKVVAELDTRLDARFMDLRRERVKHIFIVRSRVLKAMRDFFDERGFIEINTPKIVSAATEGGTALFPISYFEREAFLNQSPQLYKQMLMASGFDRVYEIAPIFRAEEHDTTRHLNEATSADIEVAFATAEDVMAMLEELIAFVYARIEDYPGLSSLGVKLEVPEVPFKRITYDEAIELLSEAGEQIEWGEDLSTSAEQMLGKMIGEHYFITDWPSAIKPFYAQPSSRRNDICDAFDLMHPRLELASGSQRVHSYELLQSKIESKGLSADSFEFYLEAFRYGMPPHAGWGLGVERLLMSMLEIGNIREVVLFPRDRRRLVP